One genomic window of Bactrocera dorsalis isolate Fly_Bdor chromosome 4, ASM2337382v1, whole genome shotgun sequence includes the following:
- the LOC105224915 gene encoding palmitoyl-protein thioesterase 1 has product MYLVKSLIILLFSNSILAVSNTLPVVLWHGMGDTCCLPVSLGAIKKLIEAETNGTYVRSLKIGGNIALDYESGFFIHPDDQVRYVCEQLARDTRLTNGYNAIGFSQGGQFLRAVAQRCSTPPMKTLITLGGQHQGVFGLPKCPSLTSTTCEHLRKLLRRAAYKEWMQRDLVQATYWHDPLQEEEYRQKSSFLSNINNEVFINQTYIDNLNKLEKFVMVMFLNDTIVQPKESQWFGFYSPGQDTIIRPLNESPVFEDLGLNQLDRDGRLIYLSVEGDHLQMTSKWFIENIIPQLSTN; this is encoded by the exons ATGTATTTAGTAAAAAGTTTGATTATCTTGCTATTCAGCAATAGCATTCTAGCTGTTTCCAATACATTACCGGTTGTACTTTGGCATGGAATGG GTGATACTTGCTGTCTTCCCGTCAGCTTGGGTgctataaagaaattaattgaaGCGGAAACAAATGGAACATACGTACGgtcattgaaaattggtggTAATATTGCGCTGGACTATGAAAGTGGTTTCTTCATACATCCCGACGATCAAGTGCGTTATGTGTGTGAGCAGTTGGCCAGAGATACGCGACTAACAAACGGCTATAATGCTATTGGCTTCTCACAAGGCGGTCAATTCTT GCGTGCCGTGGCGCAGCGCTGCTCCACGCCACCTATGAAAACGCTCATTACATTAGGCGGACAGCACCAAGGTGTCTTCGGTTTGCCAAAATGTCCCTCGCTGACCAGTACGACTTGTGAACACTTGCGGAAGTTATTGCGTCGCGCTGCTTACAAAGA GTGGATGCAGCGTGATTTAGTGCAAGCTACATATTGGCATGATCCATTGCAAGAAGAGGAATATCGCCAAAAGAGTTCATTTCTTTCAAACATAAACAATGAAGTGTTTATCAATCAAACTTATATAGACAATTTAAATAAGCTTGAAAA atttGTTATGGTTATGTTCTTGAATGACACTATCGTACAACCAAAGGAATCGCAATGGTTCGGTTTCTACAGTCCCGGACAAGATACGATTATTCGTCCTCTAAACGAAAGTCCCGTATTTGAAGAT CTTGGGCTCAATCAATTGGACAGAGATGGCCGACTCATATATCTGTCCGTTGAGGGCGATCACTTGCAAATGACAAGCAAAtggtttattgaaaatattataccaCAACTTAGCacgaattaa
- the LOC105224921 gene encoding hatching enzyme 1.2 → MRKYYLIIALFGAYFATHRRGAQALSAFRPAVPPPPRWSANMQMLRRHNNAAFEFWSEDDDTNLWEHCGLFEGDIMLHREWLRNGLLKEKFTWPDATVPFYIDSNDFNQTQMMTILEAFKEYHEKTCIRFRPYKKGDTNWIIIKGNYTGCWSSVGRRQGGQVLNLNTPRCVSHGVIVHELLHALGFYHQQSSTERDEYVKINWENILDGHAHNFNKYARTHITNFGVEYDYQSVMHYSSKAFTKNGKPTIEPLDPYASLGQRKGLSEKDISKLNEMYQEDCNADYLFSFDRLGSYLDELLEYFQNSLFSRNRPEERTQNVKN, encoded by the exons atgcgaaaatattatttaataattgcgTTATTCGGCGCTTACTTCGCCACACATCGGCGCGGGGCGCAGGCGCTGAGCGCATTTCGGCCGGCGGTGCCGCCACCGCCACGCTGGAGTGCCAATATGCAAATGCTGCGGCGTCACAACA ACGCGGCCTTCGAGTTTTGGTCAGAGGATGATGACACGAATCTCTGGGAGCATTGTGGCCTTTTCGAGGGCGATATTATGCTGCACCGCGAGTGGTTACGCAATGGTTTATTGAAGGAAAAGTTCACATGGCCCGACGCAACGGTGCCATTTTACATTGACAGCAACGATTTCA ATCAAACGCAAATGATGACAATTTTGGAGGCATTCAAAGAGTACCACGAGAAGACTTGCATCCGATTTCGACCTTACAAAAAAGGCGACACCAATTGGATAATCATTAAAGGCAACTACACCGGCTGCTGGTCCAGCGTGGGACGCCGACAAGGCGGGCAG GTACTTAACCTCAATACGCCGCGCTGCGTCTCGCATGGCGTCATCGTGCACGAACTGCTGCACGCGCTCGGCTTCTATCACCAGCAAAGCTCGACGGAACGCGATGAATACGTGAAGATCAACTGGGAGAACATACTGGACGGACATGCGCACAACTTCAACAaatacgcacgcacacacatcaCCAACTTCGGCGTGGAGTACGATTATCAGAGTGTCATGCATTACAGCTCGAAGGCGTTCACGAAGAATGGCAAGCCGACCATTGAACCGCTG GATCCATATGCGTCCTTAGGTCAACGCAAAGGACTCTCCGAAAAGGACATATCGAAGCTGAATGAAATGTACCAGGAGGACTGCAATGCGGATTATCTATTTAGCTTTGATCGGTTGGGCTCATACTTAGACGAATTGTTGGagtattttcaaaatagtttatttAGTCGAAACCGTCCAGAGGAACGTacacaaaatgtaaaaaattaa
- the LOC105224916 gene encoding uncharacterized protein LOC105224916 — MALNSFINAFSPPSSVSTEQNEDGGERPGLFVHNRRIVLELVNKIFDNKRGNVELSSSHCSSIAKKPSEYSYDNRLKYWKDMLEQRKLVQANIQEKTGKTPAQILFNRGVTVDERDKQTVRRLIDYAERLNPLTVMQRQEAILPEYIDCSTCQYVHEIRETLPKAERDGEKVVEITGLPLVTKEELLGKPKEQGGHKKSDWLRSKVLEEHIERKREDIERVIEFYPDIDKLQIVGESFSKMNTLRHNADIQYIGEEKIHFISQDSICEPTAPAASTSEPPPQPEYSVRINEHIFQLTEKRSSKYVELEVRFECEPFEKVVKRVLHLENLGKRVLGFEWVHRPYFEKNAGLLKAYDDEFLFQHKPFRLTSGESIDVVVQFQPRRADITKQKWMLKIDPQFFCRKVDAVVVRLSGKCKPAPEYIAKIRAVQTEVLNKSNTTMVRQITTRLASLTPLIKLPEVICPYKRTLTELELFEFYNPGYRCERYHDIQLLKELYERLKKPREPAWDLSIESLKAIILRQESPDKRALYFVEMISILEEMRGRPPIDFDEKILDNTERERTCYVYVRGIISTGIDEWEELTLTIEEAFLKAAWKEYVDNYSKASEEGAGGDAEHIEMLLNEFDEEEIKMWLVKELRHRKPFRDTLYMQTYTHVCNFIEDIVSVIESTDIV; from the coding sequence ATGGCGCTTAACAGCTTCATAAATGCATTCTCACCGCCCTCCTCGGTATCCACAGAGCAGAACGAAGATGGAGGCGAGCGGCCGGGACTCTTCGTGCACAATCGTCGCATAGTCTTGGAGTTGGtcaataaaatattcgataATAAACGCGGCAATGTGGAATTGTCCTCGTCACATTGCTCCAGCATTGCGAAGAAGCCTTCCGAATACAGCTATGACAACCGGCTGAAATACTGGAAGGATATGTTGGAGCAGCGTAAACTTGTGCAGGCGAACATACAGGAGAAAACCGGTAAGACGCCGGCGCAGATACTCTTCAATCGCGGTGTCACCGTTGATGAACGTGACAAGCAAACTGTGCGTCGCTTGATAGATTACGCCGAACGCTTGAATCCATTGACTGTAATGCAACGACAGGAAGCCATATTGCCGGAATATATTGACTGTAGCACGTGCCAATATGTACATGAAATACGTGAGACCTTGCCGAAGGCCGAGCGTGACGGCGAGAAGGTAGTCGAGATCACCGGTTTGCCGTTGGTAACGAAGGAAGAGCTTTTGGGTAAACCGAAAGAACAGGGCGGACACAAAAAGTCCGATTGGTTGAGATCCAAAGTGTTGGAGGAGCACATCGAACGCAAACGCGAGGACATAGAACGTGTAATTGAATTCTATCCAGACATTGACAAGCTGCAGATTGTGGGCGAGAGTTTCAGTAAGATGAATACGTTACGCCACAACGcagatatacaatatataggtgaagaaaaaatacatttcatcTCACAAGACTCAATTTGTGAACCAACTGCGCCGGCAGCATCCACTTCGGAGCCACCGCCACAACCCGAATACAGTGTGCGTATTAACGAACATATTTTCCAACTAACCGAGAAGCGAAGCTCCAAATATGTTGAGCTGGAGGTACGTTTCGAGTGTGAACCCTTCGAGAAAGTTGTAAAGCGCGTTCTACATCTGGAGAATTTGGGCAAACGAGTGTTGGGCTTCGAATGGGTGCATCGTCCgtatttcgagaaaaatgccGGTCTCCTAAAAGCCTACGATGACGAATTCCTCTTTCAACATAAACCGTTTCGCCTGACTTCAGGCGAGAGCATTGATGTGGTTGTGCAGTTTCAACCACGCCGTGCAGACATCACGAAACAAAAGTGGATGCTAAAAATCGATCCACAATTTTTCTGTCGCAAAGTGGATGCTGTTGTGGTGCGTTTGAGCGGTAAGTGCAAACCGGCGCCCGAATATATTGCCAAAATACGAGCTGTACAAACGGAGGTCTTAAACAAATCGAACACGACGATGGTGCGTCAAATCACGACACGCTTAGCCTCACTCACACCGCTGATTAAGTTGCCCGAAGTGATTTGCCCCTACAAGCGTACACTCACCGAACTAGAGCTATTCGAATTTTACAATCCCGGCTATCGCTGCGAACGCTATCACGACATACAACTGCTCAAGGAGCTGTATGAACGCTTAAAGAAGCCGCGTGAGCCCGCTTGGGACCTGAGCATTGAATCTTTGAAAGCCATCATCCTGCGGCAGGAGAGCCCCGATAAGCGCGCACTGTACTTTGTGGAGATGATTAGCATTTTAGAGGAGATGCGTGGCAGGCCGCCCATAGACTTTGATGAGAAAATACTTGATAATACGGAACGTGAGCGCACAtgttatgtgtatgtgcgtggcATTATCTCAACGGGCATCGATGAGTGGGAAGAGTTGACGCTCACCATCGAGGAAGCCTTCTTAAAGGCGGCATGGAAGGAGTATGTAGACAATTACTCTAAGGCTTCAGAGGAGGGTGCAGGTGGCGATGCTGAGCATATAGAGATGCTGCTGAATGAATTCGACGAAGAAGAAATCAAAATGTGGCTGGTTAAAGAGTTGCGTCATCGCAAGCCGTTCCGTGACACGCTCTACATGCAAACCTACACACATGTGTGCAATTTTATTGAGGACATTGTCTCGGTTATAGAGAGCACAGACATCGTTTAA